A stretch of the Mesorhizobium sp. Pch-S genome encodes the following:
- the parE gene encoding DNA topoisomerase IV subunit B, producing MDEMDDLFGNPDKQPQQQPRTSSRPADPLVQAAKRTQNSAAKDGSEGYSAADIEVLEGLEPVRRRPGMYIGGTDEKALHHLFAEVIDNSMDEAVAGHATFIEVELGADGYLTVTDNGRGIPIDPHPKFKDKSALEVIMTTLHAGGKFDSKVYETSGGLHGVGVSVVNALSDDLEVEVARGRKLYRQRFSRGIPQGGLEFLGDVQNRRGTRTRFHPDADIFGKGAHFEPARIYRMARSKAYLFGGVNIRWSCDPSLIKDKDSTPAKAEFHFPGGLGDYLKASLGDEMQVTREIFSGKSEKQSGHGSVEWAVTWYGGDGFLNSYCNTIPTGEGGTHEMGFRNVLTRGLRAYADLVGNKRASIVTSEDVMISAAGMLSVFIREPEFVGQTKDKLATVEAVRIVETALRDPFDHWLADNPQEASKLLDWVIARADERVRRRQEKEVSRKSAVRKLRLPGKLADCTQNAAAGAELFIVEGDSAGGSAKQARDRAIQAVLPLRGKILNVASAGNDKLAANQQISDLVQALGCGTRSKYRDEDLRYDRVIIMTDADVDGAHIASLLITFFYQEMPNLIRGGHLFLAVPPLYSLRQGGKIAYARDDAHKDELLRTEFTGRGKVELGRFKGLGEMMASQLKETTMDPRKRTLLRVDVLDEETVTKDAVDALMGTKPEARFRFIQERAEFAAADALDI from the coding sequence ATGGACGAAATGGACGATCTTTTCGGCAATCCTGACAAGCAGCCACAACAGCAGCCACGCACCAGTTCGCGGCCTGCGGATCCGCTCGTGCAGGCTGCCAAGCGCACGCAGAACAGCGCCGCCAAGGATGGCAGCGAAGGCTACAGTGCAGCCGATATCGAGGTTCTGGAAGGACTGGAACCGGTAAGGCGCCGGCCGGGCATGTATATCGGCGGCACCGACGAGAAGGCGCTGCACCATCTCTTCGCCGAAGTCATCGACAATTCGATGGACGAGGCAGTCGCCGGGCATGCCACCTTCATCGAGGTGGAACTCGGTGCTGACGGCTACCTCACCGTCACCGACAACGGACGCGGCATTCCGATCGACCCGCACCCCAAGTTCAAGGATAAGTCGGCGCTCGAAGTGATCATGACGACGCTGCATGCCGGCGGCAAGTTCGATTCCAAGGTCTACGAAACATCCGGCGGCCTGCATGGCGTCGGCGTGTCGGTGGTCAACGCACTGTCCGATGACCTCGAAGTCGAGGTCGCGCGTGGACGCAAACTCTATCGCCAGCGCTTCTCGCGCGGCATCCCGCAGGGCGGACTCGAATTCCTCGGCGACGTCCAGAACCGGCGCGGCACGCGAACCCGCTTTCATCCCGACGCCGATATCTTCGGCAAGGGTGCGCATTTCGAACCGGCGCGAATCTACCGCATGGCGCGCTCGAAGGCCTATCTGTTCGGCGGCGTCAACATTCGCTGGTCGTGCGATCCATCGCTGATCAAGGACAAGGATTCGACGCCGGCCAAGGCGGAATTCCACTTTCCCGGCGGCCTCGGCGACTATCTGAAAGCTTCGCTCGGCGACGAGATGCAGGTCACGCGCGAGATCTTCTCGGGCAAGAGCGAGAAGCAGAGCGGCCACGGCTCCGTGGAATGGGCAGTCACTTGGTATGGCGGCGACGGCTTCCTCAACTCGTACTGCAATACCATCCCGACGGGCGAAGGCGGCACCCATGAGATGGGCTTCCGCAACGTGCTGACGCGCGGCCTGCGCGCCTATGCGGATCTGGTCGGCAACAAGCGCGCGTCCATCGTTACCTCGGAAGACGTGATGATTTCGGCTGCCGGCATGCTCTCTGTCTTCATCCGCGAGCCGGAATTCGTTGGCCAGACCAAGGACAAGCTGGCTACGGTTGAAGCGGTACGCATCGTCGAAACCGCGCTGCGCGACCCGTTCGACCACTGGCTGGCGGACAACCCGCAGGAAGCCTCGAAGCTGCTCGACTGGGTGATCGCCCGTGCCGATGAGCGCGTGCGCCGGCGCCAGGAAAAGGAAGTGTCGCGCAAGAGCGCCGTGCGCAAGCTGCGCCTGCCAGGCAAGCTCGCGGACTGCACGCAGAATGCGGCGGCGGGCGCGGAACTGTTCATCGTCGAGGGTGACTCGGCCGGTGGTTCAGCCAAGCAGGCGCGGGATCGTGCGATACAGGCGGTGCTGCCGCTGCGGGGGAAGATCCTGAACGTCGCCAGCGCCGGCAACGACAAGCTGGCCGCCAACCAGCAGATTTCGGATCTCGTCCAGGCGCTCGGCTGCGGCACGCGCTCGAAATACCGCGACGAGGACCTGCGTTACGACCGCGTCATCATCATGACCGACGCCGACGTCGACGGTGCCCACATCGCCTCGCTGCTGATCACCTTCTTCTATCAGGAAATGCCCAACCTGATCCGCGGCGGTCACCTCTTCCTGGCCGTGCCGCCACTCTATTCGCTGCGTCAGGGCGGCAAGATCGCCTACGCCCGCGACGATGCGCACAAGGACGAATTGCTGCGCACCGAATTCACCGGTCGTGGCAAGGTCGAGCTCGGCCGCTTCAAGGGTCTTGGCGAAATGATGGCGAGCCAGCTTAAGGAAACCACCATGGATCCAAGGAAGCGTACCTTGCTTCGGGTCGATGTGCTGGACGAAGAGACTGTGACCAAGGATGCTGTCGACGCGCTGATGGGCACCAAGCCCGAGGCGCGCTTCAGGTTCATCCAGGAGCGCGCCGAATTCGCAGCCGCTGACGCCTTGGACATTTGA
- a CDS encoding diguanylate cyclase, with protein MLDYQSLLLAAALSGTCLSITMLVIWSAMRQSHYFLTAAVGLIVVAAHVIAFWRYTNDPQPWIGALLMALLPSGFALVLVAAGQFYGHIHIARKVLAVVAASVLSTTFLMMVGLDGAAFMVEYAFASALLVWVGWVFWQAREEFPALITLMTVLFAICAVSFALCGLVLLFNGSWVLGKAPDNWAERVNIIVSVACLTALGALPMTMHNLRMAARHRNEALTDPLTGLQNRRALVDGYPDKAFGEELAVVMFDLDHFKNTNDVYGHSAGDEVLKRFADVIRANLRAGDSAFRLGGEEFALVIARVEGNYVEAAARNILADFAGQEIHTQIGVLRCTVSAGVAFGSMKKATLTEMLTRADRALYQAKRAGRNRVVVDGWITESTRRPALRA; from the coding sequence ATGCTGGACTATCAGTCCTTGCTGCTGGCGGCAGCATTGTCCGGCACCTGTCTCAGCATTACGATGCTGGTGATCTGGAGCGCGATGCGGCAGAGCCACTATTTCCTGACGGCCGCGGTCGGCCTGATCGTGGTGGCCGCGCACGTCATTGCCTTCTGGCGATACACCAACGATCCGCAACCCTGGATCGGAGCGCTGCTGATGGCCCTTCTGCCCAGCGGTTTCGCACTGGTCCTGGTTGCTGCTGGCCAATTCTACGGGCACATCCACATCGCGCGAAAGGTGTTGGCCGTCGTCGCTGCATCTGTCCTTTCGACCACCTTCCTGATGATGGTGGGCCTCGATGGCGCCGCCTTCATGGTCGAATATGCTTTTGCCTCCGCGCTGCTGGTGTGGGTCGGCTGGGTTTTCTGGCAGGCCCGCGAGGAGTTTCCGGCGCTCATCACCTTGATGACCGTACTGTTCGCGATCTGCGCCGTCTCGTTTGCCTTGTGCGGCCTGGTGCTCCTGTTCAACGGCAGCTGGGTGCTGGGCAAGGCGCCTGACAACTGGGCCGAGCGCGTCAACATCATCGTTTCCGTGGCATGTCTCACCGCGCTTGGCGCACTGCCCATGACCATGCACAATCTGCGGATGGCGGCCCGGCACCGCAACGAAGCGCTGACCGATCCGCTGACCGGCCTGCAGAACCGCCGCGCCCTGGTGGACGGCTACCCGGACAAGGCCTTCGGCGAGGAACTGGCGGTCGTGATGTTCGATCTCGACCATTTCAAGAATACCAATGATGTCTACGGTCATTCCGCCGGCGATGAGGTGCTGAAGCGCTTCGCCGATGTCATCAGGGCGAATTTGCGCGCCGGGGACAGCGCATTTCGCCTCGGTGGCGAGGAGTTCGCGCTGGTGATCGCGCGTGTCGAAGGCAACTACGTCGAGGCTGCTGCCCGCAACATCCTGGCGGATTTCGCCGGACAGGAAATTCACACGCAAATCGGCGTGCTGCGTTGTACCGTGAGTGCCGGCGTCGCCTTCGGTTCGATGAAGAAGGCCACGCTGACGGAGATGCTGACCCGTGCCGATCGGGCACTCTATCAGGCCAAGCGCGCCGGCCGTAACAGGGTCGTGGTCGACGGCTGGATCACGGAGTCGACGCGGCGGCCGGCGCTGCGCGCCTAG
- a CDS encoding FUSC family protein, protein MSWVKLKEWVGTTFAGSLQPTRSDWIFALRTTSAGLIALLAAYALKLEHPQWAMMTVFIVAQPVAGMVLAKGFYRLIGTVVGAVAAMGFTFAFGGNPWLFVTVLSLWIGLCTLVSSLLRNPEAYGAALAGYTAMIVGLPAFGQPHLITDLAVARCEEIILGIACAAITSRLILPRLAGSAIKARLERCILDLAAYTRGAFAGAEPAKLDALYRKLVADTQTLGEMRAYARLEAPSVATRAHPVRRTIGHLLSALSAARMLHAHAAPQNAALLPVRGQLKALVGELVDTPNSLENTKPWEARLTTIANEALHAPDSAANEGEDPVGTITRLTVAGEFAQSLREVLRGLDAVRRPTTEKAMRQRRQPALIVHRDHHAAWRNAIRATVATMLVASFWLTTHWSEAAGTLILVAVVSSLFASRPDPAQVSWGFFKGTLLALPVAFVVGQLALPVLPGFGWFVLFVVPILVPAALAMANPRLVGVATAFAINFLAFLNPHQGMSYDPAAFFAGSISVLVGILIAIGVFMVVLPVDPIATARRIAGAMREDLVRLCLHDRIPRRSAFESLAYDRVNQMMPLVQQAGRKSEGLFDGSVASVMVGLELLRLRIDQKAGGLPSAMTQNVSDFLRQLARNLLVRVPNEAWIASIAAMRADAAAIAATGTPDALRVAASLRVVAAAAEDYPDFFRKD, encoded by the coding sequence GTGAGTTGGGTGAAGCTGAAGGAATGGGTCGGCACGACGTTCGCCGGTTCGCTTCAGCCAACCCGCTCGGACTGGATTTTCGCGCTGCGCACCACGTCGGCCGGGCTGATCGCGCTTTTGGCGGCTTATGCCCTCAAGCTCGAACACCCGCAATGGGCAATGATGACCGTGTTCATCGTCGCCCAACCGGTCGCCGGCATGGTGCTTGCGAAAGGCTTCTACCGGCTGATCGGGACGGTTGTCGGTGCCGTGGCCGCCATGGGGTTCACATTCGCCTTCGGTGGCAACCCCTGGCTCTTTGTCACGGTTCTTTCGCTCTGGATCGGCCTGTGCACGCTGGTCTCGTCGCTCTTGCGCAACCCCGAAGCCTACGGCGCGGCACTCGCCGGCTACACCGCGATGATCGTCGGCCTGCCAGCCTTCGGCCAGCCGCACCTGATCACGGACCTCGCGGTCGCCCGCTGCGAGGAGATCATCCTCGGCATCGCCTGTGCGGCGATCACCAGCCGGCTGATCCTGCCGCGGCTCGCCGGCTCGGCGATCAAAGCGCGCCTGGAACGCTGCATCCTCGATCTTGCCGCCTATACGCGCGGCGCCTTTGCGGGCGCGGAACCGGCCAAGCTCGACGCTCTTTATCGCAAGCTGGTCGCAGACACGCAGACGCTGGGAGAAATGCGCGCTTATGCCCGGCTGGAGGCGCCAAGCGTGGCGACACGCGCGCACCCGGTCCGGCGGACCATTGGCCATCTGCTTTCTGCCTTGTCTGCCGCGCGCATGCTGCACGCGCACGCCGCCCCGCAGAATGCAGCTCTCCTGCCGGTACGAGGACAGCTGAAAGCGCTTGTCGGAGAGCTCGTCGACACACCGAATTCCCTGGAGAACACAAAGCCATGGGAGGCAAGGCTCACTACAATTGCCAACGAAGCCCTGCATGCTCCCGATAGCGCCGCCAACGAAGGCGAAGATCCGGTCGGGACCATCACCCGTCTCACCGTCGCCGGCGAATTTGCGCAATCTCTGCGCGAGGTATTGCGCGGTCTCGATGCCGTGCGGCGACCGACAACGGAAAAAGCCATGCGACAGCGCCGGCAGCCAGCGCTGATCGTGCATCGCGATCACCATGCTGCCTGGCGCAATGCCATCCGCGCCACGGTGGCCACCATGCTTGTCGCCAGTTTCTGGCTGACCACTCACTGGTCGGAGGCGGCTGGCACGCTGATCCTCGTTGCTGTCGTTTCAAGCCTGTTCGCGTCCAGGCCGGATCCGGCACAGGTTTCCTGGGGGTTTTTCAAAGGCACGTTGCTGGCGCTTCCGGTTGCGTTTGTGGTCGGTCAGCTTGCCTTGCCGGTACTGCCGGGCTTTGGCTGGTTCGTGCTGTTTGTCGTGCCCATCCTCGTGCCCGCGGCTCTCGCCATGGCCAATCCGCGTCTCGTCGGCGTCGCTACCGCCTTCGCCATAAATTTCCTGGCCTTCCTCAATCCGCATCAGGGCATGAGCTACGATCCCGCCGCCTTCTTCGCCGGCTCGATTTCGGTCCTGGTCGGCATCCTGATCGCCATCGGCGTGTTCATGGTGGTGTTGCCCGTCGACCCGATCGCCACCGCACGCCGGATCGCCGGCGCCATGCGTGAGGATCTGGTCCGACTGTGCCTGCATGACCGCATTCCGCGCCGTTCAGCCTTCGAAAGCCTCGCCTACGACCGCGTCAACCAGATGATGCCGCTGGTACAGCAGGCCGGTCGCAAGAGCGAAGGCCTGTTCGATGGCAGTGTTGCTTCGGTGATGGTAGGGCTGGAACTGCTTCGCCTGCGCATCGACCAGAAAGCCGGCGGCCTGCCATCAGCCATGACGCAGAACGTCAGCGACTTTCTACGGCAACTGGCGCGCAATCTGCTTGTCCGCGTGCCGAATGAGGCGTGGATTGCCAGCATCGCCGCGATGCGCGCGGACGCGGCTGCGATTGCCGCGACTGGTACGCCGGACGCGCTGCGCGTTGCTGCATCGCTGCGTGTGGTTGCCGCCGCCGCCGAAGATTACCCGGATTTCTTCCGCAAGGACTAG